In Agarivorans gilvus, one genomic interval encodes:
- a CDS encoding M14 family zinc carboxypeptidase: protein MQGLSDFPEMEQLLSLLEQHDDKLTIGTIAEPNCSKGRFPVHLVSLGNQAMANPGIMFVGGIHGVERIGSQVVLSFLSSILQRLTWDRQLQQLLTQFYLAFIPIANPCGMVMQRRANANGVDLMRNSPIQAQHGASFLVGGQRISSKLPWYRGRLGEAMESESQAIVNTVQQTLLQRPFSLVLDCHSGFGQNDRLWFPYAHSSSEVMADLACLYRLRELFFSSYPHQNYLFEPQTKHYVCHGDLWDYAYQQSLAYPGVFLPLTLEMGSWRWLKKNPLQLFNSLGLFHPMKPHRVQRVLRRHLVLMEFLMNACYSAPILNDQEQALHYQRLAKQLWYR, encoded by the coding sequence ATGCAGGGCTTGAGCGATTTCCCCGAGATGGAGCAACTGTTGAGCTTGCTCGAACAGCACGATGACAAACTAACTATTGGTACTATAGCTGAGCCCAATTGCAGTAAGGGGCGCTTTCCGGTGCACTTGGTCAGTTTGGGTAATCAGGCTATGGCTAATCCGGGAATTATGTTTGTGGGAGGGATCCACGGTGTCGAGCGTATTGGCAGCCAAGTAGTGTTGTCTTTTCTTTCAAGTATATTACAGCGCTTAACTTGGGACAGGCAGTTGCAGCAATTACTAACACAGTTTTACTTAGCCTTTATTCCTATCGCTAATCCTTGTGGCATGGTGATGCAGCGGCGCGCCAATGCTAATGGAGTGGACTTAATGCGAAACTCTCCGATACAGGCGCAACATGGTGCAAGTTTTTTGGTGGGAGGCCAACGCATAAGTAGCAAACTACCATGGTATCGAGGGCGATTGGGGGAAGCGATGGAAAGCGAAAGCCAAGCTATTGTAAACACTGTACAGCAGACCTTGTTGCAACGCCCTTTTAGCTTGGTATTGGATTGCCACAGTGGATTTGGTCAGAATGATCGGCTGTGGTTTCCATATGCGCATTCAAGTAGCGAGGTGATGGCTGATTTGGCCTGTCTCTACCGTTTACGCGAATTGTTTTTTAGCTCTTATCCTCACCAAAACTATTTATTTGAGCCGCAAACTAAACACTATGTTTGCCATGGCGATCTGTGGGACTACGCTTACCAACAGTCATTGGCCTACCCAGGAGTCTTTTTACCGCTAACGTTAGAAATGGGCTCTTGGCGTTGGTTGAAGAAGAATCCGCTACAGCTGTTTAATAGCTTAGGCTTGTTTCACCCAATGAAGCCGCATCGTGTACAGCGGGTATTACGCCGCCACTTAGTACTAATGGAGTTTCTTATGAACGCATGTTATTCCGCCCCCATATTAAATGACCAAGAGCAAGCTCTGCATTATCAGCGTTTGGCAAAACAGTTGTGGTATCGCTAA
- a CDS encoding alpha/beta fold hydrolase — protein MTEPVSSRPIVLLRGLVREQRHWGEFKQQLQRRYPERAVLSFDVPGNGQLYHLSSAWQIAKLRQSLRVQLRLCQVEIKQLDLLAISMGGMLALDWARAYPEEVRSLTLLNPSNAAFSPFYQRLNYRNYFKLLGCLFASTRASRERRIMQLSSSFPERHQTVLASWIGWAEQCPVSVANAFKQLVAAATFKLEQAPSVPLLLLASRRDQLVSVRCSQAMAQAWGCGLKVHPRAGHDLALDAPNWTCQQIARWFASLEEQANKHEVTQRDG, from the coding sequence ATGACAGAGCCTGTTAGTTCTAGACCAATAGTATTGCTGCGAGGTTTAGTACGAGAACAGCGACATTGGGGAGAGTTCAAACAGCAGCTCCAGCGGCGGTATCCTGAGCGGGCGGTATTAAGCTTTGATGTTCCAGGTAATGGCCAGCTTTATCATTTGTCCAGTGCCTGGCAGATTGCAAAGTTAAGACAAAGCCTACGAGTACAACTTCGCTTGTGCCAGGTGGAGATTAAGCAGCTTGATTTGTTGGCCATTTCAATGGGAGGCATGTTGGCCTTAGATTGGGCTAGGGCGTATCCAGAAGAGGTACGCTCGCTTACACTGCTTAATCCTTCCAATGCCGCATTTTCGCCGTTTTACCAGCGATTGAACTATCGTAACTACTTCAAATTGTTAGGCTGTTTGTTCGCCAGCACGAGAGCGAGCCGAGAGCGGCGAATAATGCAGTTAAGTTCAAGTTTTCCTGAGCGCCATCAAACTGTGTTGGCCAGCTGGATTGGCTGGGCAGAGCAGTGCCCGGTAAGTGTAGCGAACGCCTTCAAGCAGTTGGTGGCTGCTGCAACATTTAAACTTGAGCAAGCGCCATCGGTTCCGTTATTGTTATTAGCAAGCCGTCGAGATCAATTGGTGAGCGTTCGTTGTAGCCAAGCCATGGCGCAAGCATGGGGATGTGGTTTAAAAGTACACCCGCGAGCAGGACACGACCTAGCCTTAGATGCCCCCAATTGGACTTGCCAACAAATTGCGCGTTGGTTTGCTAGTCTTGAAGAGCAAGCTAATAAGCATGAAGTAACCCAGAGGGATGGATAA
- a CDS encoding YeiH family protein: protein MLVKIRHFQPSDWACIGIALLILTPLINGPAALLIGACLANLGYSPKNLQLAKITKRLLSFSIVGLGFGISIEQAIEYSQKGFGLIVGSIALTLSLGYLLGKYLRVERKTGYLISSGTAICGGSAIAAVSPAIGANSKQTSLALATVFILNACGLFIFPLIGHLFSLSQVQFGYWAAIAIHDTSSVVGAAAAYGDKALSVATTVKLARALWIIPVALVSALVFKEKDSKFKLPYFILFYVLAIVISNYLPYFSSLYNGIFDASKQVLKVCLFFIGYELTASSLRSAGIKPLLLGVLLWMFIASLSLLVIYCFY from the coding sequence ATGTTAGTTAAAATTAGACATTTTCAACCATCTGACTGGGCATGTATCGGTATCGCTTTGCTGATACTGACGCCGCTAATAAACGGACCAGCGGCTTTATTGATAGGAGCCTGTTTGGCGAATTTAGGCTATAGCCCTAAAAATCTCCAGCTGGCTAAGATAACCAAACGTTTATTATCTTTTTCCATTGTTGGTCTTGGTTTCGGTATTTCCATTGAACAAGCCATTGAATATAGCCAAAAAGGCTTCGGCTTAATCGTCGGCTCTATTGCTCTAACCCTAAGCCTTGGTTATCTTCTGGGAAAATATCTACGCGTAGAAAGAAAAACTGGCTATCTCATTTCAAGCGGTACCGCTATTTGTGGAGGCAGTGCAATCGCGGCGGTGTCACCTGCAATTGGCGCGAACAGTAAACAAACATCTTTAGCACTTGCCACAGTGTTCATCTTAAACGCCTGTGGTTTATTTATTTTTCCACTTATTGGTCATTTATTCAGTTTAAGCCAAGTACAATTTGGCTATTGGGCCGCCATTGCTATTCACGATACCTCGTCGGTGGTAGGGGCTGCTGCAGCTTATGGAGATAAAGCCTTAAGCGTTGCCACTACTGTAAAACTGGCTAGAGCCTTATGGATTATTCCGGTAGCCTTAGTGAGTGCCTTAGTGTTTAAAGAAAAGGACAGTAAATTTAAGCTTCCTTACTTTATTCTATTCTACGTCTTGGCCATCGTTATCAGCAATTACCTGCCCTACTTTAGCTCTCTGTATAACGGTATTTTTGATGCCTCAAAGCAAGTACTAAAAGTGTGTTTGTTTTTTATCGGCTACGAATTAACAGCCAGTAGCTTGCGCTCTGCCGGCATTAAGCCGCTGCTACTGGGGGTATTGTTATGGATGTTTATAGCGAGCCTATCACTACTAGTGATTTATTGTTTCTATTAG
- a CDS encoding sensor histidine kinase gives MPVNDSLDFSSVLATAVHDMKNSLCMLTQSTESLAQRSKQQGREDSEELSRLHYEVSRLNGSLMQLLALYRFEKEQMPMTIEEHYIEDLLNDIYYKNQTFIEQTGLKVILEVEPSLTWYFDGQLVDYLLNDIVINALRYSEKQIKISAKQADNYLCIQIFDDGSGFPQEIIDLAKEDVASQINFVKNRSGLGLFFAKLIAKAHINSGKVGKITLENGSCLGGSCFSLYLP, from the coding sequence ATGCCGGTTAACGACAGTCTCGATTTTTCTTCTGTATTAGCGACAGCGGTTCATGACATGAAAAACTCATTGTGCATGCTAACCCAATCCACAGAGTCCCTTGCCCAACGCTCTAAGCAGCAGGGACGAGAAGACAGTGAAGAATTGTCTCGCTTGCATTACGAAGTCTCTCGCCTGAACGGCAGTTTAATGCAATTACTGGCTTTATACCGCTTTGAGAAAGAGCAGATGCCAATGACTATCGAAGAGCATTACATAGAGGACTTGCTCAACGATATCTATTACAAAAACCAAACCTTTATTGAACAAACTGGCCTCAAAGTCATTTTAGAGGTAGAACCGAGCTTAACTTGGTATTTTGATGGGCAACTAGTTGATTACCTTTTAAATGACATTGTTATAAACGCCTTACGCTATTCCGAAAAACAGATTAAGATTTCTGCCAAACAAGCCGATAACTATTTATGTATCCAAATTTTTGATGATGGAAGCGGTTTTCCACAAGAAATTATTGATTTGGCAAAGGAAGACGTTGCTTCTCAGATCAACTTTGTTAAAAATCGTAGTGGTTTAGGTTTATTTTTCGCAAAATTGATCGCTAAAGCACATATAAACTCAGGTAAGGTAGGTAAAATAACCTTAGAAAACGGTAGCTGCTTAGGTGGAAGCTGTTTCAGTTTATACCTTCCGTAA